CAACGCGGGTATTTTACGTGATGGCCTAATGGTGAAAGCCAAAGAAGGCAAAGTGACTGATCGTATGTCTTACGAGCAATTCCAGTCAGTTATCAATGTAAACCTAACAGGCACTTTCTTATGTGGTCGTGAAGCGGCAGCAGCAATGATCCACTCACAGCAAGCTGGGGTGATTATTAATATCTCCAGTATCGCTAAAGCGGGCAACATGGGGCAGTCTAACTATTCAGCTTCTAAAGCGGGTGTAGCTGCAATGAGCGTAGGTTGGGCGAAAGAGTTGGCGCGTTACAATATCCGTAGTGCTGCCGTTGCTCCTGGTGTTATTGCCACTGAAATGACTGCTGGCATGAAACCTGAAGCATTAGAGCGTTTAGAGAAAATGGTGCCGGTTGGCCGTTTAGGTGAAGCGCAAGAAGTCGCTGCTACAGTTAAGTTCATTGTCGAAAACGACTATGTTAATGGCCGTGTAATTGAAATTGATGGCGGATTAAGCATGTAATGCTTTTGAAGTGACGCTTTAATAGCATCTGCTTTTGGCAACTTTTAACGCACTTCACGTTTGTTTTAAGCTCACTTCAAATAAGACTGTAATTGAATTAAAGCCAGCCTGTTAATGGTTGGCTTTTTTATTGATTAAATTATTGCTACCATCTTAGCAGCGTTTAACGCTAGTAAATACATAAGTTCAATACCGAAAAGTAAAAATAGGGATAAGAAATGGAAAGGCTAGAGAAAGCAATGCGGATGACTATGCTAACTGTGGGTATTGCAGGAATAGCAGTGATCTATTTTGGTTTTTTCTACTTACAATTCAATGACCAACACGGTATGACTATGCCTTGGTACTTTTTACTTTCACCATGGATTTGTGTCTATTTTGGTTTAAAGCAACAACAGCAAATCGATACCATTGCTTGGCTCACCAAAAAGTTTAGCTTTAAAAAGTAATCTCGATATAGCAAAGCATTTGCTGCAATAATGGCCGACCTTGTTGGCTATTTTTATATTGAAGTTAACAGACACTTTAAATTCATCAATTTCCCCATTAAATTATCCTCCTAAAAGCCCTAAGTTAAGTTGAAAAAATAAGCTGAAATGCTATAGTACGCCGCCTAATTATTGTGACCATGCTTATTGTTTTAAGGGTGGTTTAAAACCAGTGCTATTTACATACAGCCGCTATACTCGTTAAGCAATACTCATTTTGTTAAACGCAGTGGCTAATAAAGTCGGCACTGGTTTTTTGTTTTTGTCATAACTTGAATTTTGGAATCTCATTTTGATTACTACAGCTAACATCACCATGCAGTTTGGTTCAAAACCACTGTTTGAAAATATCTCAGTTAAATTCGGTGGCGGAAACCGCTACGGTCTTATCGGAGCCAATGGCTGTGGTAAATCCACCTTCATGAAAATCCTAACCGGTGACCTTGAACCTACAAGCGGTAATGTTTCGATTGATCCAGGCGAACGCATGGGTAAGTTGAATCAGGATCAGTTTGCTTATGAAGCATTCTCAGTGGTTGACACTGTGATCATGGGTCACAAAGAGTTGTGGGAAGTAAAACAAGAACGTGACCGCATTTATTCTTTACCAGAAATGAGTGAAGAAGACGGCATTAAGGTTGCTGAGCTTGAAATGGAATTTGCTGAGATGGACGGTTACACCGCAGAATCTCGCGCAGGTGATTTACTGATGGGTGTAGGTATTGGTGTTGACCAACACTTTGGCCTAATGAGTGAAATTGCCCCTGGTTTCAAATTACGTGTACTGCTTGCTCAAGCGCTGTTTTCAGATCCAGACGTGCTGTTACTTGACGAACCAACCAACAACTTGGACATCGACACCATTCGTTGGTTACAAGAAATGCTTAACCAACGTAACAGCACCATGGTTATTATCTCGCATGATAGATATTTCCTAAACTCTGTTTGTACTCATATGGCTGATATCGATTACGCTGAGCTACGTGTGTACCCTGGTAACTACGATGAGTACATGATGGCAGCGCAGCAAGCTCGTGAGCGTTTGCAGTCAGACAATGCGAAGAAGAAAGCGCAAATTGCAGAGCTTCAAGGTTTCGTTGCACGTTTCTCTGCTAACGCATCTAAAGCGAAGCAAGCAACGTCACGTGCTAAGCAAATTGATAAGATTAAGATTGAAGAAATCAAAGCATCTAGTCGTGTTAATCCATTCATTCGTTTCGAACAAGAAAAGAAATTGTTCCGTAATGCACTAGTGGTTGAGCAACTAGCGAAAGGTTTTGACGAAAAGCCGCTATTCTCAGGCTTCGACATGATGGCTGAAGTCGGTGAGCGTATCGCTATTTTGGGTGAAAACGGTGTGGGTAAAACCACCTTGTTACGTACTTTAGTACACGACTTACCGCAAGATGCTGGTACTATCCAATGGTCTGAAAACTCAAATATTGGTTACTACGCACAGGATCACGAAGCGGATTTTGCTAACGACATGACTTTATTTGACTGGATGAGCCAATGGCGTAAACCAGAAGATGACGATCAATCTGTTCGTGGTATCTTAGGCCGTATGCTATTCGGTTCTGACGATATTAAAAAGTCAGTAAAAGTACTTTCTGGTGGTGAAAAAGGCCGCATGTACTTTGGTAAATTGATTATGCAAAAGCCAAATATTTTGCTGCTTGATGAACCTACTAACCACATGGATATGGAATCAATTGAGTCATTAAATAACGCCCTAGAAATGTATGAAGGCACACTGTTATTCGTTTCTCATGACCGCGCATTTGTATCATCGCTTGCTACACGTATTCTAGAAGTGACGCCAAACGGCATTAACGACTTCAAAGGAACTTATGATGAGTTCTTGGCCAGCAAAGGCGTTGAAGGATAAGTTAAAGTTTTTACTTTAGATGTCGATAGAAACCTGTAAGGCTAATTAACTAGCTGTTACAGGTTTTTTTTTGCGCGAACAACAACCAGCTACTATTTTGATCTAGAATTAAGTCGCCTTAATTACATCAAAGCATGTAATTAATCGCGAAATTGCATGGAGCACTTACTCTAAGGGTAAAGATACAATGAAATGGATTACTGACCTTAAAACGCTACACAAACTTCTTCTACTGATTATTCCACCCTTGGTTATTTGCCTCATATATGGCGGCATGTTTGTGCATAATAAATATGAAACCAAGTCAGAATTAACCACAGTACTTTCTTTAAGTGACCTCGCTGTTATTAATAGCGCACTAGTACATGAGTTACAAAAAGAGCGCGGCATGAGTGCTGGCTTTATTGGCTCTCAAGGGAAATCTTTTGCCAATGGTTTACCAAACCAAAGAGCAATGTCTGATAGGCAAATCAATACCTTTAATAATATTGCTGATATTGACGATTTTCCTGAGCAAATTAGTTCAACTCTTCGTCAAATTAAAAATGAATTACAGCAATTACAATCTATCAGACGCGCCGTTGATAGCTTATCGATTTCAGTCGCCGATGAAGTGAAGTATTACACTGGGCTCAACACAGCTTTATTGTCAGTGGTCGATGAAACTGCAATGCAAAGCACTGACAGTGAGTTGTCATTAAAACTCGCCTCATTCGGGGCATTTTTACAACTTAAAGAACGTGCAGGTATCGAGCGGGCGGTATTAAGCACTACCTTTGGCCAGCAAGGATTTAAAGACGGAGTTTACGCCCGTTTTGTTACCTTAGTATCTGAACAAAATACTTACGCTGAACGTTTTAAAGCGTTAGCGACATCAGATTGGATATTGAAGTTTGATCATGCCAGTCGCTCGCGAGAAGTGAGTGACGTTGAACAACTTCGCCAAATCGCATTTTCCCAAAGTGTTGCAGCTATCAGTGAGCA
This window of the Shewanella goraebulensis genome carries:
- a CDS encoding ABC-F family ATPase is translated as MITTANITMQFGSKPLFENISVKFGGGNRYGLIGANGCGKSTFMKILTGDLEPTSGNVSIDPGERMGKLNQDQFAYEAFSVVDTVIMGHKELWEVKQERDRIYSLPEMSEEDGIKVAELEMEFAEMDGYTAESRAGDLLMGVGIGVDQHFGLMSEIAPGFKLRVLLAQALFSDPDVLLLDEPTNNLDIDTIRWLQEMLNQRNSTMVIISHDRYFLNSVCTHMADIDYAELRVYPGNYDEYMMAAQQARERLQSDNAKKKAQIAELQGFVARFSANASKAKQATSRAKQIDKIKIEEIKASSRVNPFIRFEQEKKLFRNALVVEQLAKGFDEKPLFSGFDMMAEVGERIAILGENGVGKTTLLRTLVHDLPQDAGTIQWSENSNIGYYAQDHEADFANDMTLFDWMSQWRKPEDDDQSVRGILGRMLFGSDDIKKSVKVLSGGEKGRMYFGKLIMQKPNILLLDEPTNHMDMESIESLNNALEMYEGTLLFVSHDRAFVSSLATRILEVTPNGINDFKGTYDEFLASKGVEG
- a CDS encoding NUDIX hydrolase, with amino-acid sequence MERLEKAMRMTMLTVGIAGIAVIYFGFFYLQFNDQHGMTMPWYFLLSPWICVYFGLKQQQQIDTIAWLTKKFSFKK
- a CDS encoding SDR family oxidoreductase translates to MEIKDKVVVITGGAGGLGLAMAQDFAAQGARLALIDVDQEKLERACADLGASTEVQGYALDITDEEDVVAGFNYILEDFGQVNVLINNAGILRDGLMVKAKEGKVTDRMSYEQFQSVINVNLTGTFLCGREAAAAMIHSQQAGVIINISSIAKAGNMGQSNYSASKAGVAAMSVGWAKELARYNIRSAAVAPGVIATEMTAGMKPEALERLEKMVPVGRLGEAQEVAATVKFIVENDYVNGRVIEIDGGLSM